A region of Candidatus Methylomirabilota bacterium DNA encodes the following proteins:
- a CDS encoding NUDIX hydrolase, with amino-acid sequence MIERPAQDASPASSPDRVPVLAPDAATVVLARDAGEVAGTVEVLLLERHAGSRMAPGAFAFPGGRVEPDDTSPDAERLCRGLTGAAAARILHDVRPAGRAIGFWIAALRELFEETGLLLACDGSGASFGSGEAGRERLQQYRARCRSGGGVFRTMLLDEGLRLATDRMVYYAHWITPEERPVRYDTRFFVAAAFPDGSPEPDGIEVVAARWLTPAAAVAAHQEGALSLPFVTQRVLRSVGRYPTVAALLEAARSREVRPIRPRIVLAGGQERLLLPGDPGYF; translated from the coding sequence ATGATCGAGCGACCAGCGCAGGACGCTAGCCCGGCCTCGTCACCCGATCGCGTCCCCGTGCTGGCCCCGGACGCGGCGACCGTCGTCCTGGCCCGCGACGCAGGTGAGGTGGCCGGCACGGTCGAGGTGCTCCTGCTCGAGCGTCACGCGGGGAGTCGGATGGCGCCCGGCGCGTTCGCCTTCCCCGGTGGCCGGGTCGAGCCCGACGACACATCGCCCGACGCCGAGCGCCTCTGCCGCGGGCTGACGGGCGCCGCCGCGGCCCGGATTCTTCATGATGTTCGGCCGGCCGGCCGGGCCATCGGCTTCTGGATCGCCGCGCTCCGGGAGCTCTTCGAGGAGACCGGGCTTCTCCTCGCGTGCGATGGGAGTGGCGCGTCCTTCGGGTCCGGTGAAGCCGGCCGCGAGCGTCTCCAGCAGTATCGGGCGCGCTGCCGGAGCGGGGGCGGTGTGTTCCGGACGATGCTTCTCGACGAGGGTCTCAGGCTGGCGACCGATCGGATGGTGTACTACGCCCACTGGATCACGCCGGAGGAGCGACCCGTTCGCTACGACACGCGCTTCTTCGTCGCCGCCGCGTTTCCCGACGGATCGCCCGAGCCTGACGGCATCGAGGTCGTGGCCGCGCGCTGGCTCACGCCGGCCGCCGCGGTGGCCGCGCACCAGGAGGGCGCGCTGAGTCTGCCCTTCGTCACCCAGCGTGTCCTTCGGTCGGTGGGCCGCTATCCCACCGTGGCCGCGCTCCTCGAGGCCGCGCGCTCGCGGGAGGTTCGGCCGATCCGACCCCGGATCGTGCTGGCCGGCGGCCAGGAGCGCCTGCTCTTGCCGGGCGATCCGGGCTACTTCTGA